TCCCGGCAGCCGCATCAGCGTCAGGTCGATCGCCTCGACCTGGTCGTCGGGTGAAGTCGCCCTGGTCCACCCTGCGCAGCGCCTGCTTCTCCATGAGCTGCCGCAGCAGCTCGACCACGGTCAGCACGAGCGTCACGAGGCTGCGTTCGGTGGCCTCGGGTTCGGCTTCGTAGCGCCGCTCAGCCATCGCGTTGATCTTGGGCGACACCGTTCCAGCAGGAACTCCGTTACCCATATCAAGGGGTTGACACACCACCACACGCCCTCACTACACGGCCTCGGAACTAGCCCTGGCCGCGGTGGTGTGCGCGCGGTGTGCGGAACGCTCCCCCGGCCTCGCCGGAACAGACGAGCCCGCCGGAACCTCCCCGCCGGCGACGGTGTGTGACAGCCGCCGGACGATGCGGCTGCTGATCGCGGGCACCGGCGCCGGGGGCATGCTCCTCTTCGGCGGTGCGGCCGTAGCCACCGCGCTGCGGCGGCGACTCAGTCCAGGACCGCCAGCGCGATGAGCATCGCCAGGCGCTGGGTGGCGTCGTCGAGGTCCAGTGCGGGCACGGCGGATCCCATGCGGCGCAACCGGTTCCGCACGGTGTTCTGGTGCACGGCCAGCGCCTCGGCCGCGCGGTTCAAATCGCCCTGGGACTCCAGCCAGGCGCGCAGCGTGGGGACGTACTCGGTGCCGTGCTGCGCGTCGTGCCCGGCCAGTCGCGCGACCGGGCCGCGGGCGGGGACGCGGCCGGACGTGGCCGCGGAACGCAGGCGCTGCAGCAGGACCTCGTGCCAGGACTCGTCGTAGCAGACCGCGTCCCCGTCGCCGAGCCGTTCGTGCAGCGCGAGGCATTCGTCGGATTCGCGGCGCGCGGCGGGAAGGTCGGCGACCTCGCCGTCCCCGGAGATCCCGGCCACGACGCGCAGGTGCGCGGGCAGGCCGGCGACCAGCCGCCGGACCCAGCCGAACGCCGGTTCCGCCTCCACGGCGGGCAGCACGGTGTAGACGGTGTTGCCGAACAGGGTGCTGCGCCCCACCCGTGACCACCCGAACCCGGTGGTGGCCCGCTCGAAGGCGAGCAGCAGCCCGGCGTTGCGCTCGGTGCCGGTGTGGGCCTGCAGCGCGACCACCCGCAGGCCGGACGCGGGCAGGCCCAGCTTCGCGGCGACCGTCCCGGAATCGGCGTCGCCTTCCAGCAGCTGGATCACCAGCTCGGATTCGACCTGCCGTTCCAGGTCCGCGCTGACCCGCCCGCGCAGCAGGTGCAGCGCCACCGTCCGGGCCCCGTCGGTGAGGATCCGCGCCTGCCCGGGGTCCAGCGGCTCGGTGCGGGAGACCCACAGCGATCCCAGCAGTTCCCGGCCCGCCCGTACCGCGGCGACCGACCGGCCGTGCAGTCCGTGCGCGGGCGAGGCGGGGACGAACAACGCCTCGTCGGAGCGGGCGAGGTGGGTGAACACGCCCTGCCGCTCGAACAGGTCGCGCACCCGGTCCGGCACGCGCCTGCCGAGGATGGTGTCCTGCCGGGCGGGGTCGGCCTCGTGCTGGTGGCTGGAGTAGGCCATCACGCGGGACAGCTGGTCCTCGATCGTCACCGGTCCGCCCACCGCCGCGGCGATCGTGTCGGCCAGCGCGGACAGGTCGGCGGGGCCACGCCCGGACTCGGTCTCGCGCCCTTCCAGCACCATGCCGTAGACGGCGCCCGCCACCTGGCTCCAGGACACGCTCGGTTCGACCACCAGCACGGCGGGGCCCTCCGCGTCGCGCAGCAGTCCTGGCTCCGGGGTTTCCGTGGTGCGCACGACCACCACGGCCGCCTGGGCCGCGCGCGCGAGCCGGACCGCCTCGGCCGCCGACGGTACCCCGACGGCGAGGAAGACGTCGCCCACCGGGGTACCGGGCCGCACCGGATCGTGCAGCGCGACGCTGTGGAGCGCGACCTCGCGGTCGGCGGACGGCCCGGCCAGGCGTGCCCCGTAGGTGCCGAGGATCGTGATCAACCGGTCGAGCTTGACCATGTCGAAATCCTACAAGCACCGCCTCGCGGATTGTGGATGCAGCACATCACCCCTCCCCCGTGAGTCGGCGATGCTCGGGATGAACCGGGCAAAAGCGTTGAGGAGGGTTGCCGGTGACTGCTCAGGATGCGGGACCGCGCACGGCCGTCGTCGTGGGCGCCGGGATCGTCGGGCTGTCCACGGCGTGGTTCCTGCAGGAACACGGCGTGCGGGTGACGGTGCTGGATCGCACCGGCGTCGCGGCCGGTGCCTCGTGGGGCAACGCCGGCTGGTTGTCGCCGGGCCTCGCCATCCCGCTCAACGAACCGGGCGTGCGCCGCACCGGTGTCGCCTCCCTCGTCCGCCGCGACGCCCCGCTGCACGTGCCGTGGACCGCCGATCCGGGACTGTGGTCGTTCCTGCTGCGGTTCGCGGCGCACTGCACGTGGCCGGCCTGGAACCGCGTGGTGCGCGCCAACCTGGCCCTCAACGACGACTGCCTGGACGCCTTCGACACCCTGACCCGGGGTGGCGTGGTCGCCGAGACCACCGACTCGCCGATCACCGCCGTGTTCCCCTCCGCGGGAGAGGCGACGACCCTGCTGTCCGAACTGCGGCGCTTCACCGCCGCCGGTGCCCGCGCCGACCACACCGGCCTGACCGCGACCGAGCTGCGTGCCCTGCTGCCCCAGCTGTCCGCGCACGCCGGAGCCGGCGTGCGGCTGACCGGGCAGCGCTACGCCGACCCGGCACGGTTCGTCCGGGCACTGGCGGATTCGGTGCGCCACCGCGGCGGCACGATCCGGGCCGGTTTCGACGTGCGGTCGATCCGGGCGCACCCGCACGCGGTCACGGCCGTTTCCCGCGAGGGAGTCACCTTTTCCGGCAACGTCGCCGTCATCGCGACCGGGGCGTGGATGCCCCGCCTCGCGGGCAGGCTCGGGGTGCGCGTGCCGGTGCGGGCCGGGCGCGGCTATTCCTTCACCGTCCCGGCGTCCGCCCCGATCCCGGAACCGGTCTACCTGCCCGGGGTGCGGGTCGCCTGCACGCCCTGCCGTGACGGGATGCGAGTGGCCGGGACCATGGAGTTCCGGGGCCCGGACGACCCGCCCGACGAGCGGCGCGTCGAGGCGATCGTGCGGTCGGCGGCCCCGTTCTTCGAGGGCGTGGACTGGGAGGGCCGCGGGCACACGTGGGTCGGACCGAGACCGGTCACCACCGACGGGCTCCCGTTGATCGGCGCGACCGGCACGCCGGGCGTGTTCGTCGCCGGCGGGCACGGCATGTGGGGCTTCACCCAGGGGCCGGTCACCGGGAAGCTGCTCGCCGAACGCGTCGTCACCGGGAAGCGGCCGGAAGCACTGCGGCCGTTCGACCCCTTGCGGTGAGTCCGGCCGTGGACCCCACCGACGACGTCGAGTTCCTCCGCGCCGAAAACGCGCTCCTGCGCGTCGAGCGCGACATCCTACTGCGCGTCGCGGCCGGTTTCGCCGACGACGCCAACGCGACCCTGCTGCGGCGGCGCACCCCTCACCGAAAGCGAGACAACGCCATGGACACCGTGTGGCTGACCGAAGCCGCGTACGCGCGGTTGAGCGACGAACTGGCCGCCCTGCGCACCTCGGCCGCGCCCGACGACGAAGATCCGGTCGCCGGGCTGCTGCGGCGGCAGGCGCGGGCCCGCGAGCTGGAGGACCTGCTGCGCCGCGCCGTGGTGGGTCAGCCACCACCGGACGACGGTGTGGCCGAACCCGGCATGGTCCTGACCGTGCGGTTCGACGACGAGACCACCACCGAAACGTTCCTGCTGGGCGCCCGCGACGGCGCCGCCGACGGCCTGGAGGTGTACTCGGCCGACTCCCCGCTCGGCCGCGCACTGACCGGCGCGCGCCAGGGCGAGTCCCGCAGCTACACCGTGCCCAGCGGCGCGACCGTGCGGGTGACCCTGGTGAGCGCGGTGCCCTACGGACAGCACGCCGTGGCCTGACGACGTCCGGAGAATGCTAGGGTCGGTACGGAAGTGCACCGTTCTCGGGAGATTCGACGTGGCAGGTGAAGACGACATCTCCGGGTGATCCCCGGAGTGAGCAGGCCCCCGGCGTCTGATGCCGCGGTGGCCGCGTCGTCGTCCACCCGTTCCCGCGCAGGCCGGGTGCCTGCGCCACCTTTCCCGAGGTTCGCCGTCATGTCCGATTCCCCTATCGTCGCCTCCGGCCTGTCCTTCTCCTGGCCCGACGACACCCCGGTCTTCGACCGGCTGTCCTTCACCGTCCCGGACGGCCGCACCGGGCTCGTCGCCCCCAACGGCGCCGGCAAGTCCACGCTGCTCAAGCTCATCGCGGGCGAGCTGGCACCCTCCGCGGGCAGCGTGACCGTCGACGGCCTGCTCGGCTACCTGCCGCAGGACCTCCCGCTCACCGGCGCACCGCCGGTGTCCGAAGTGCTCGGTGTCGAACCGGTCCTGCGCGCGCTCGCCGCCGTCGAATCGGGTGAGGTGGACGAGGAGCACTTCGCCACCATCGGCGAGGACTGGGACATCGAGGAACGCACCCGCGCCCAGCTGGACCGGCTCGGCCTCGGCGACATCGCGCTCGACCGCCGCCTGGACACCCTCTCCGGCGGCCAGATCGTGTCGCTGGGGCTGGCCGCCCAGCTGCTCGGGCGGCCCGACGTGCTGCTGCTCGACGAACCGACGAACAACCTCGACCTGGCGGCCCGCCGCAAGCTCCACGCCGTGCTCGACGACTGGAGCGGCTGCCTGGTCGTGGTCAGCCACGACCGCGCGCTGCTGGACCGGATGGACCGCATCGCCGAGCTGGACGCGGGCGAAATCACCTACTACGGCGGCACTTTCACCG
This is a stretch of genomic DNA from Amycolatopsis endophytica. It encodes these proteins:
- the gvpK gene encoding gas vesicle protein GvpK, whose translation is MAERRYEAEPEATERSLVTLVLTVVELLRQLMEKQALRRVDQGDFTRRPGRGDRPDADAAAGTGIARGAGCAGTDGIDWLEILTQLVLGVSAAAAVFGKRRRGLMH
- a CDS encoding PucR family transcriptional regulator, with protein sequence MVKLDRLITILGTYGARLAGPSADREVALHSVALHDPVRPGTPVGDVFLAVGVPSAAEAVRLARAAQAAVVVVRTTETPEPGLLRDAEGPAVLVVEPSVSWSQVAGAVYGMVLEGRETESGRGPADLSALADTIAAAVGGPVTIEDQLSRVMAYSSHQHEADPARQDTILGRRVPDRVRDLFERQGVFTHLARSDEALFVPASPAHGLHGRSVAAVRAGRELLGSLWVSRTEPLDPGQARILTDGARTVALHLLRGRVSADLERQVESELVIQLLEGDADSGTVAAKLGLPASGLRVVALQAHTGTERNAGLLLAFERATTGFGWSRVGRSTLFGNTVYTVLPAVEAEPAFGWVRRLVAGLPAHLRVVAGISGDGEVADLPAARRESDECLALHERLGDGDAVCYDESWHEVLLQRLRSAATSGRVPARGPVARLAGHDAQHGTEYVPTLRAWLESQGDLNRAAEALAVHQNTVRNRLRRMGSAVPALDLDDATQRLAMLIALAVLD
- a CDS encoding NAD(P)/FAD-dependent oxidoreductase, with translation MPVTAQDAGPRTAVVVGAGIVGLSTAWFLQEHGVRVTVLDRTGVAAGASWGNAGWLSPGLAIPLNEPGVRRTGVASLVRRDAPLHVPWTADPGLWSFLLRFAAHCTWPAWNRVVRANLALNDDCLDAFDTLTRGGVVAETTDSPITAVFPSAGEATTLLSELRRFTAAGARADHTGLTATELRALLPQLSAHAGAGVRLTGQRYADPARFVRALADSVRHRGGTIRAGFDVRSIRAHPHAVTAVSREGVTFSGNVAVIATGAWMPRLAGRLGVRVPVRAGRGYSFTVPASAPIPEPVYLPGVRVACTPCRDGMRVAGTMEFRGPDDPPDERRVEAIVRSAAPFFEGVDWEGRGHTWVGPRPVTTDGLPLIGATGTPGVFVAGGHGMWGFTQGPVTGKLLAERVVTGKRPEALRPFDPLR
- a CDS encoding GreA/GreB family elongation factor; amino-acid sequence: MDPTDDVEFLRAENALLRVERDILLRVAAGFADDANATLLRRRTPHRKRDNAMDTVWLTEAAYARLSDELAALRTSAAPDDEDPVAGLLRRQARARELEDLLRRAVVGQPPPDDGVAEPGMVLTVRFDDETTTETFLLGARDGAADGLEVYSADSPLGRALTGARQGESRSYTVPSGATVRVTLVSAVPYGQHAVA